ACCTGGGCGGCGTCATGCCCGGCTTGAGGCGCGGGCTGTTATGATGGCAGGCAGAGCATTCCAGGCCGTCCTTGGCATGCATACCCTGTAAACCAGCAGCCTTGCGGCCAATGGCTGCCCGCAGTTTTTGCAGGTGCTGCGCGTGGGCAAAGTCCACAGGGCGGAATTCCTTGCTCATAAGCTCTATGCGCACCTTTTCGGGCAGCCCGTCAGAAACAGGCCCAAGCTTGGGCGCTTCCGACACGTCAACTGCGGGTTGAGCGCTTTCAGCGGCAGAAACGGCAGGCGTCGAGCCCGCAGGCTGCAGCGCCTTGGCCGCAGCAGCGTTAGCTGCCGTATCAGGCTTTGCTGCCGCATTTTTATCCGGCGGCGGCAGCAAAATGGCCGAGGGCGCAAGCAGGGCTTCGGAATCGGCAGCCTGTTTGGCCGCAGCCTTAACCGAGGCTTCCACGGGCAGCAGTATGGCCGAAGACGCAAGCCTGGCATCCTGCTGGGCTGCCTGAGCAGAGGGCGCGGGCAGGGTCTGCGGCAGGGCCGGAGCTTCGAGTGCAACGGCTCCATTGGTGCCAGAAGCCTCTGGCGCGGCGGGCCGCGAAGTGGGCAGGTTGCTCGGCAGCATCAGCCCCATGGTGCCAGTTACGCCGGGGGCGGCGCGGTGACAGAAGGCGCAGTTGTTGCCGCTCTTGCTCACGGGTCGGGGCGTATGGCAACCGGCGCATTCCGGCGCAGCGGTTGTAAGGCTGGTGTGGCAGTTCACGCAGGAGTTTTTGGAAGTGACCGAATGCATGGCCTGCGCCAGCGGAATGTTCTTGCCCTTGGGATCACCGTTGGGCGTGTGGCAGGTAATGCACGACTGTTTCACGCTGGTGTGGTGGCAATCCACGCAGTTCAGCGCCCTTTCGTGCAGACTGTGGTCAAAAGGCACGGCAGGCATGGCCGTGGCCCACTTGGGGCCCTTGGGGTATATGGGCGCAAGCGGCACCTGGGGAGGCGTAACCTTGTCGCTCAGCACCACGCCGGTGGGCCTGTCCATGGTCATGATGGAGGGGCTTGCCTCAAAGCGGGGCAAGGCCTCAAAACGTGCCTTGTCGTGGCAGGTGGCGCAATCAATGGGCCCGTGGGGCTGTTTTTGCTCTGCCAGTGATGCGTGGCATTTCATGCAAACCTCGTGCGCGGCGGCGCGCAGGGGCGGCGGCGTAAAGGCGGCATCCCTGGTGGCAAGAGCCGTGCCGGGGCCACTGGCGTGGCAGGTACGGCACGAATCCACCGTGG
The Desulfovibrio sp. DNA segment above includes these coding regions:
- a CDS encoding cytochrome c3 family protein, producing the protein MAAGALCAVALCFAASVVKAAESAPLAGNVVYMGGQRAKELKMPVVAFDHAAHAKANACASCHAAAPDVEKNSAGLPVNIMQTPVFSAFAGVASSDKDERKVAFHSACASCHAQKGSGPSLAQCRNCHSVDDTAQLPTQKPFKPQMDASLHQRHLTSGAFPAKPQAGLAAGTIMAENDPQRCISCHHAKGFAPDLPPTVDSCRTCHASGPGTALATRDAAFTPPPLRAAAHEVCMKCHASLAEQKQPHGPIDCATCHDKARFEALPRFEASPSIMTMDRPTGVVLSDKVTPPQVPLAPIYPKGPKWATAMPAVPFDHSLHERALNCVDCHHTSVKQSCITCHTPNGDPKGKNIPLAQAMHSVTSKNSCVNCHTSLTTAAPECAGCHTPRPVSKSGNNCAFCHRAAPGVTGTMGLMLPSNLPTSRPAAPEASGTNGAVALEAPALPQTLPAPSAQAAQQDARLASSAILLPVEASVKAAAKQAADSEALLAPSAILLPPPDKNAAAKPDTAANAAAAKALQPAGSTPAVSAAESAQPAVDVSEAPKLGPVSDGLPEKVRIELMSKEFRPVDFAHAQHLQKLRAAIGRKAAGLQGMHAKDGLECSACHHNSPRLKPGMTPPRCVSCHPVSLPTGTTTMPDGRPLLKAAYHQRCMDCHTRMKVEKPRATDCQACHIKRDPAEAPVW